In Nitrobacteraceae bacterium AZCC 1564, the following proteins share a genomic window:
- a CDS encoding uncharacterized protein (DUF1330 family) (product_source=COG5470; cog=COG5470; superfamily=54909): protein MMTERLTYLQPTEAAGRALFRRAIEGQVVMLNLLRFRDVADYSAHPHLKPERPLSGAEAFDRYIAHTLPYLKESGGELIFMGDGGSFLIGPESERWDRIMLVRQSSVSSFIAFAANAAYLSGLGHREAAIEDSRLLPLVQTPLNSSTS, encoded by the coding sequence ATGATGACTGAACGCCTCACTTACCTGCAGCCGACGGAAGCCGCCGGCCGCGCGCTCTTCAGGCGCGCGATCGAAGGCCAAGTCGTGATGCTCAACCTACTGCGCTTTCGTGATGTTGCGGATTATTCGGCGCATCCTCACCTGAAACCGGAGAGGCCGCTCAGCGGGGCTGAGGCTTTTGACCGCTACATCGCGCACACGCTGCCTTACTTAAAGGAAAGCGGCGGCGAGCTGATATTCATGGGCGACGGCGGTTCGTTTCTCATCGGCCCGGAGAGTGAGCGCTGGGACCGCATCATGCTGGTGCGGCAAAGCAGCGTATCCTCCTTCATAGCCTTTGCGGCAAACGCGGCTTATCTCTCGGGCCTTGGCCATCGCGAAGCTGCGATTGAGGATTCCCGGCTGCTGCCGCTTGTTCAAACGCCGCTGAATTCGAGCACGAGCTAA
- a CDS encoding ribonuclease BN (tRNA processing enzyme) (product_source=COG1234; cath_funfam=3.60.15.10; cog=COG1234; pfam=PF12706; smart=SM00849; superfamily=56281) — protein MKFKFLGSGDAFGSGGRFNTCFYIARETGGLLIDCGASSLVAMGHFGVDPNSIDTVIISHGHGDHFGGLAFLLRGLRLVYQRERLLTIVGPVGIAKRIDDSLEAAFPGAVAHGTKFPVRIVELEAGIATRLDDGLSVTAFEAVHPSGTPTLSLRVTCDGRVIGYTGDTEWTDALVDVGRDADLFVCECFWVNPRHRYHLDLQTLRAKMPRISAKQVVLTHMSEEMLRIAGDIPETTAFDGMEIEL, from the coding sequence ATGAAGTTCAAGTTTCTCGGCAGTGGCGATGCATTCGGCAGTGGTGGGCGTTTCAACACCTGCTTTTACATCGCACGGGAGACAGGCGGTCTGCTGATCGACTGCGGCGCGTCGAGCCTCGTGGCGATGGGACACTTCGGCGTCGATCCGAATTCGATCGACACCGTCATCATCTCGCACGGCCATGGCGATCATTTCGGCGGGCTGGCGTTTCTGCTCCGCGGGCTGCGCCTCGTGTATCAGCGCGAGCGCTTGCTCACGATCGTGGGTCCGGTCGGCATCGCCAAACGCATTGATGACTCGCTGGAGGCGGCGTTTCCCGGCGCGGTCGCCCACGGCACCAAGTTTCCGGTGAGGATCGTCGAACTGGAAGCGGGTATCGCGACGAGGCTCGATGACGGGCTTTCGGTCACCGCGTTCGAGGCCGTGCATCCGAGCGGCACGCCCACGCTGTCGCTGCGCGTGACATGCGATGGCCGCGTCATCGGCTATACCGGCGATACCGAGTGGACGGACGCGCTCGTGGATGTCGGCCGCGACGCGGACCTGTTCGTGTGCGAATGCTTCTGGGTGAACCCGCGCCATCGCTATCACCTCGATCTGCAGACTCTGCGTGCGAAGATGCCGCGCATCTCCGCAAAGCAGGTTGTGCTCACCCACATGTCCGAGGAGATGCTGAGGATCGCGGGCGATATCCCTGAGACCACCGCGTTTGATGGAATGGAAATCGAACTGTAG